Proteins encoded together in one Monomorium pharaonis isolate MP-MQ-018 chromosome 8, ASM1337386v2, whole genome shotgun sequence window:
- the LOC118644166 gene encoding uncharacterized protein LOC118644166 → MEEIRMPVRNSPSIEHTLRPISYVSWFMGVGIAHPLKCPKFVTIVIRIIHLVMCTVFLTIFIRKSVSALSMDSVIQFALIIDKTIDFVAAYYYIYHGIRQYDTWPELMYKIKELDRKIRKETHMNDRPVKVMEVVAILMTFVCLIPIVLYLYHFFYSNNRVMKSLPTYYMMARSTINSFFFGVVVYVLYYRYKMINKMLGHLDKLSDAPLIALKIRRIRELHNDICDLVIVINNINSFYLLLFSANCFSILTTTLYYGYIRFMNHMPLSVFIYCVTSLYTIQFGVICWVCKLACQEFEKTKTIMCAIALKCQFMKFDEPNDTRNQSSLEVRPPLESADGEQNFNWSNSYDWNYVVVEKLLRKILARDHVNNEINAFLIQLQHRRVSFTACDFFEMNNNLFCGFVGIIVTYLIIFIQFYKSKQKQSATCTGNL, encoded by the exons atggaGGAGATTCGTATGCCAGTACGTAACTCGCCATCGATAGAGCACACCTTGCGTCCAATATCTTATGTGTCTTGGTTCATGGGCGTGGGTATTGCACATCCGCTAAAGTGTCCAAAGTTTGTGACGATAGTCATACGTATCATACACCTGGTTATGTGTACAGTGTTCCTAACAATTTTCATCCGTAAGAGCGTTTCGGCTTTATCTATGGATTCAGTAATACAATTCGCCTTGATTATAGATAAGACGATAGACTTCGTAGCggcatattattacatttatcacGGAATCAGACAGTATGACACGTGGCCAGAGctgatgtacaaaataaagGAGCTCGAtcgaaaaattagaaaagaaacaCACATGAACGATCGACCCGTAAAAGTCATGGAAGTAGTAGCGATTCTTATGACTTTTGTGTGTTTGATCCCGATTGTACTCTACctatatcactttttttattcaaataaccGTGTGATGAAAAGTCTTCCTACTTATTACATGATGGCACGGTCGACGATCAACAGTTTCTTCTTCGGTGTTGTTGTTTACGTGCTTTATTACagatataaaatgataaataagatGCTCGGTCATTTGGATAAGCTATCTGATGCGCCATTGATCGCGCTCAAGATTAGACGCATTAGAGAACTGCATAACG ATATTTGTGACCTAGTAATTgtgataaacaatattaacagTTTTTATCTTCTTCTCTTCTCGGCAAACTGCTTTTCTATTCTAACGACTACACTATACTATGGATATATACGTTTTATGAATCATATGCCTTTGAGTGTATTCATATATTGCGTGACTTCGTTGTACACTATTCAATTTGGTGTGATTTGCTGGGTTTGCAAACTCGCGTGCCAAGAATTCGAGAAAACCAAGACAATTATGTGTGCAATTGCACTGAAATGCCAATTTATGAAGTTTGACGAACCGAACGATACCAGGAATCAATCGAGTTTAGAGGTACGACCGCCATTGGAAAGCGCGGACGGcgagcaaaattttaattggagTAACAGTTACGATTGGAATTACGTTGTCGTGGAAAAACTTTTGCGTAAAATTTTGGCTCGCGACCATGtcaataatgaaattaatgctTTTCTTATTCAACTACAACATCGTCGAGTATCATTTACGGCATGCGATTTCTTTGAAATGAACAATAATCTGTTCTGTGgt TTTGTCGGTATAATCGTcacatatttgataattttcattcaattttataaatctaaacaaaaacaaagtgCAACTTGTACTggtaatttatga
- the LOC118644167 gene encoding uncharacterized protein LOC118644167 — protein MEEIHAPVHDNSPSIEHILRPISYTSWCMGVGVAHPRKCSKYVTIVIRIIHLIISTIYLITFYQEYVMYRGIRLNVISITKFIHVINSIIYFITVYYYFYHGIRQYNWSELIDKIKELDRKIRKETHMNNQPVKIMEAVAILMTFVCWPLIPIVIHLYYFIYLRMSFIYALTTWLFYYMMARSLINSFFFDIVVYVLYYRYQTINKMLGHLDKLSDAPLIALKIRRIRELHNDICDLIIMMNNTHGLYLLFCSANCFFLVTTKLYDAYLSMGKERYANSLLFYTDSIIYTVQFGLVCWICTLARQEFDKTKIIMCAIALKYQSMKFDKLNDTRNQSSLEVRLPLEGADSEQNFNKSNSHDWNYVVMENLLGKITAEDNVNNEINGFLIQLQHRRVSFMACEFFEMNNNLFCSFVGVIFTYLMIFIQFA, from the exons ATGGAGGAGATTCATGCGCCTGTACACGACAACTCGCCGTCGATAGAGCACATCTTACGTCCAATATCTTACACATCTTGGTGCATGGGCGTAGGTGTTGCACATCCGCGAAAGTGTTCAAAGTATGTGACGATAGTCATACGTATCATTCACCTGATAATATCTACGATTTacttaataacattttaccaGGAATACGTTATGTATCGAGGTATACGTTTAAACGTGATTTCAATAACGAAATTCATCCACGTTATAAATAGCATAATATACTTCATAACggtatattattacttttatcacGGAATCAGGCAGTACAACTGGTCAGAGctgattgacaaaataaaggAGCTCGATCGAAAGATCAGGAAAGAAACACACATGAACAATCAACCAGTAAAAATCATGGAAGCAGTAGCGATTCTCATGACTTTTGTCTGTTGGCCTTTGATTCCAATTGTGAtacatctatattattttatatatttacgtatgTCTTTTATTTATGCGCTCACTACTTGGCTGTTTTATTACATGATGGCACGGTCGTTGATCAACAGCTTCTTCTTTGACATTGTCGTCTATGTGCTGTATTATAGATATCAAACGATAAATAAAATGCTCGGCCATTTGGATAAGCTATCTGATGCACCATTGATCGCTCTGAAAATTAGACGCATCAGAGAATTGCATAATG ATATTTGTGATCTCATTATTATGATGAACAATACTCATGGACTTTATCTTCTTTTCTGCTCGGCAAACTGCTTCTTTTTGGTCACGACTAAACTATACGATGCGTACTTATCTATGGGGAAAGAACGATATGCGAATTCATTGCTGTTTTATACCGATTCCATTATATATACTGTGCAATTTGGTTTGGTATGTTGGATTTGCACACTCGCGCGTCAAGAATTCGATAAAACCAAGATAATTATGTGCGCAATTGCATTGAAGTACCAATCTATGAAGTTTGATAAATTGAACGATACAAGGAATCAATCGAGTTTAGAGGTACGACTGCCATTGGAAGGCGCGGACAGcgagcaaaattttaataagagtaACAGTCACGATTGGAATTACGTTGTCATGGAAAATCTTTTGGGCAAAATTACGGCTGAAGACAATGTCAATAACGAAATTAATGGGTTTTTGATTCAACTACAACATCGTCGAGTATCATTTATGGCCTGCGAATTCTTCGAAATGAACAATAATTTGTTCTGTAGT tttgtcGGAGTAATCTTCACATATTTGATGATCTTCATTCAATTTGCTTAA
- the LOC118646958 gene encoding uncharacterized protein LOC118646958 — protein sequence MEEIHAPVHDNSPSIEHILRPISYTSWCMGVGIAHPQKCSKYVTIVIRIIHLMISTFYLIMFIHEYVMYRDIRLSVISITKSIHVINSIIYFITVYYYFYHGIRQYNWSELMDKIKELDRKIRKETHINDRPVKIMEAVAILMTFVCCPLIPIVIHLYYFMYYRIYFTHPLTPWLFYYMMARSLINSFFFDTVVYVLYYRYQTVNKMLGHLDKLSDTPLIALKIRRIRELHNDICDLIIKMNNTYGLYLLFCSANCFFLVTTKLYDAYLFMGQKRYDTTLLSYIDSTIYTMQFGLICWICTLARQEFDKTKIIMCAIALKYQSMKFDKRNDTRNQSNLEVRPPLEGADNEQNFDRSNSHDWNYVVMENLLGKFMAQDNVNNEINGFLIQLQHRRVSFMACEFFEMNNNLFCSFVGVIFTFLMIFIQFA from the exons ATGGAGGAGATTCATGCGCCAGTACACGACAACTCGCCATCGATAGAGCATATCTTACGTCCAATATCTTACACGTCTTGGTGCATGGGCGTAGGTATTGCACATCCGCAAAAGTGTTCAAAGTATGTGACGATAGTCATACGTATCATTCACCTGATGATATCtactttttacttaataatgttTATCCATGAATACGTTATGTATCGAGATATACGTTTATCCGTGATTTCAATAACGAAATCCATCCACGTTATAAATAGCATAATATACTTCATAACggtatattattacttttatcacGGAATCAGGCAGTATAACTGGTCAGAGCTGATGGACAAAATAAAGGAGCTCGATCGAAAGATCAGGAAAGAAACACACATAAATGATCGACCAGTAAAAATCATGGAAGCAGTAGCGATTCTCATGACTTTTGTGTGTTGTCCTTTGATTCCAATTGTGATCCacctatattattttatgtattatcgtatatattttactcATCCGCTCACTCCTTGGCTGTTTTATTACATGATGGCACGGTCGTTGATCAACAGCTTCTTCTTTGACACTGTTGTCTATGTGCTGTATTACAGATATCAAACGGTAAATAAAATGCTCGGCCATTTGGATAAGCTATCTGATACACCATTGATCGCACTGAAAATCAGACGCATCAGAGAATTGCATAATG ATATTTGTGATCTCATTATTAAGATGAATAATACTTATGgtctttatcttcttttttgcTCGGCAAACTGCTTCTTTTTGGTCACTACCAAACTATACGATGCGTACTTATTTATGGGGCAAAAACGATATGACACTACATTGCTGTCTTATATCGATTCGACTATATATACTATGCAATTTGGTTTGATATGTTGGATTTGCACACTTGCGCGTCAAGAATTCGATAAAACCAAGATAATTATGTGCGCAATTGCATTGAAGTACCAATCTATGAAGTTTGATAAACGGAACGATACAAGGAATCAATCGAATTTAGAGGTACGACCGCCATTGGAAGGCGCGGACAACGAGCAAAATTTTGATAGGAGTAATAGTCACGATTGGAATTACGTAGTCATGGAAAATCTTTTGGGCAAATTTATGGCTCAAGACAATGTCAATAACGAAATTAATGGATTTTTGATTCAATTACAACATCGTCGAGTATCATTTATGGCCTGCGAATTCTTCGAAATGAACAATAATTTGTTCTGTAGT tttGTCGGAGTGATCTTCACATTTTTGATGATCTTCATTCAATTTGCTTAA
- the LOC105835921 gene encoding uncharacterized protein LOC105835921 isoform X3 has product MKEVHEPVHDNFPSIEHTLRPISYTSWFMGVGIARPLKCPKYVTIVIRIIHLVLCTAILITYSQYLFISYISVYMFKYILDWMSYVVSGYYYIYHGIRQYDKWPELMDKMMELDRKIRRETYMNDQPVKNMEAIMILMTFICCPVLMIMYSVYYYMFDYDIPTVTLLLYYMIAQSLIISFVFDIVVYVLYYRYQTINKLISHLDNLSDASLMALKIRHIRELHNDICDNVIMINDIHGLHLLLCSANCFCIVATSLFNVYLRIEKEDYQSILIYNMESIIYFMQFGLICWICTLARQEFDKTKIIICRIGLKCKSVNFDKLNDVRNQLSLEVRPPLEDADSGQNSNWSNNHDWNYVVTENLLGKILDRDHVRNEINDFLIQLQQRQVSFTACNFFEINNNLFCGFIGIIVTYCIIFIQFTT; this is encoded by the exons atgaAGGAGGTTCATGAGCCAGTACACGACAATTTTCCGTCGATAGAGCACACCTTACGTCCAATATCTTACACGTCTTGGTTCATGGGCGTGGGAATTGCACGTCCGCTAAAGTGTCCAAAGTATGTGACGATAGTCATACGTATCATTCACCTGGTTCTATGTACAGCAATCCTAATAACATACTCCCAATATCTTTTCATTTCGTACATAAGTGTATACATGTTCAAGTATATCCTAGATTGGATGTCATACGTCGTGTCAggatattattacatttatcacGGAATCAGGCAATATGACAAGTGGCCGGAGCTAATGGATAAAATGATGGAGCTTGATCGTAAAATTAGAAGGGAAACATACATGAATGATCAGCCGGTAAAAAACATGGAAGCAATAATGATTCTCATGACTTTTATATGTTGCCCTGTGTTGATGATTATGTACTCCGTGTATTACTATATGTTTGATTATGACATTCCCACAGTCACATTGTTGTTATACTACATGATAGCACAGTCGTTGATCATCAGCTTCGTCTTTGATATTGTCGTTTATGTGCTGTATTACAGATATCAAACGATAAATAAGTTGATCAGTCATTTGGATAATCTGTCTGATGCATCATTGATGGCGCTCAAAATTAGACACATTAGAGAATTGCATAATG ATATTTGTGATAACGTTATTATGATAAACGATATTCATGGTCTTCATCTTCTTCTCTGCTCGGCAAACTGCTTCTGCATAGTTGCGACTTCACTATTCAATGTCTACTTAAGAATCGAGAAGGAAGACTATCAGtctatattgatttataacaTGGAATCGATTATATACTTCATGCAATTTGGTTTGATTTGCTGGATTTGCACACTCGCGCGTCAAGAATTTGACAAAACCAAGATAATTATATGCAGAATTGGATTGAAATGCAAATCTGTGAATTTTGATAAACTAAACGATGTAAGGAATCAATTAAGTTTAGAAGTGCGTCCGCCATTGGAAGACGCGGACAGCGGACAAAATTCTAATTGGAGTAACAATCACGATTGGAATTACGTTGTCACGGAAAATCTTTTGGGTAAAATTCTGGATCGAGACCACGTCAGAAACGAAATCAATGACTTTTTGATTCAACTGCAACAGCGTCAAGTATCATTTACAGCCTGCAATTTCTTCGAAATCAACAATAATTTGTTCTGTGGT tttatcGGAATAATCGTCACATATTgtataatctttattcaatttacCACGTGA
- the LOC105835921 gene encoding uncharacterized protein LOC105835921 isoform X1, with translation MEEIHVPAQDNSPSIEHTLRPISYTSWFMGVGVARPRKCSMFQTIYLRFGHMVICTTYLIQHIRYASHMSFVFNMDVFKFMYVIDRATDFVSTYYYIYHGIRQYNKWPELMDKMKEFDRKIKRETHTNDQPVKKLGVIASLMTFACCPVLIVVHAQYLSYLNLKIRYFDLLIYYTTARSLINSFVFDIVVYVLYNRYQTINKLLDQLNELSDAPLIAFKIRRIRELHNDICDLVSTINDIHGFHLLLCSANCFSIIVIKLFLTYKYVKSGYDDSLLLFNTIWIIYIIQFGLICWICTLVRQEFDKTKIIMCAIALKFKSMNFDKLNDTMNQPSLEVQPALEDAESEQNSNWNNSHDWNYAVMDNLLHKILDRDHVRKEINDFLIQLEHCQVSFTACDFFKMNINLFCGFIGIIVTYCIIFIQFTT, from the exons ATGGAGGAGATTCATGTGCCAGCACAAGACAACTCGCCATCGATAGAGCACACCTTGCGTCCAATATCTTACACGTCTTGGTTCATGGGCGTGGGCGTTGCACGTCCGCGAAAGTGTTCAATGtttcaaacaatttatttgcGTTTCGGTCACATGGTCATATGCACAACGTACCTAATACAACATATCAGATACGCTTCTCACATGTCTTTCGTTTTTAACATGGATGTATTTAAGTTCATGTATGTCATAGATAGGGCGACAGACTTCGTGTCGAcatattactatatttatcaCGGAATTAGACAGTATAACAAGTGGCCGGAGCTAATGGACAAAATGAAGGAGTTTGACCGAAAGATCAAGAGAGAAACACATACGAATGATCAGCCAGTAAAAAAGTTGGGAGTAATAGCGAGTCTCATGACTTTCGCGTGTTGTCCTGTGTTGATAGTTGTGCATGCCCAATATTTGAGCTatctaaatttgaaaattagatattttgaCTTGTTGATTTATTACACGACAGCACGGTCATTGATCAACAGCTTCGTCTTCGACATTGTCGTTTATGTACTCTATAACAGATATCAAACGATAAATAAATTGCTCGACCAATTGAATGAACTATCTGATGCGCCATTGATTGCGTTCAAGATTAGACGCATTAGAGAATTGCATAATG atatttgtgATCTCGTGAGTACGATAAACGATATTCATGGTTTTCATCTTCTTCTTTGTTCGGCAAACTGCTTTTCTATAATCGTGATTAAACTGTTCTTGacatacaaatatgtaaaaagtgGTTACGATGATTCTCTCTTGTTATTTAACACGATTtggattatatatatcatacaaTTTGGCCTGATTTGCTGGATTTGCACACTTGTTCGACAAGAATTCGACAAAACCAAGATAATTATGTGCGCAATtgcattgaaatttaaatctatGAATTTTGATAAACTGAACGACACAATGAATCAACCGAGTTTAGAAGTTCAACCGGCGTTGGAAGATGCGGAAAGCGAACAAAATTCTAATTGGAATAACAGTCACGATTGGAATTACGCTGTCATGGACaatcttttacataaaattttggacCGAGACCACGTTAGAAAAGAAATCAATGACTTTTTGATTCAGCTGGAACATTGTCAAGTATCGTTTACAGCCTGCGATTTCTtcaaaatgaatattaatttgttctgTGGT tttatcGGAATAATCGTCACATATTgtataatctttattcaatttacCACGTGA
- the LOC105835921 gene encoding uncharacterized protein LOC105835921 isoform X2 gives MKEVHEPVHDNFPSIEHTLRPISYTSWFMGVGIARPLKCPKYVTIVIRIIHLVLCTAILITYSQYLFISYISVYMFKYILDWMSYVVSGYYYIYHGIRQYDKWPELMDKMMELDRKIRRETYMNDQPVKNMEAIMILMTFICCPVLMIMYSVYYYMFDYDIPTVTLLLYYMIAQSLIISFVFDIVVYVLYYRYQTINKLISHLDNLSDASLMALKIRHIRELHNDICDNVIMINDIHGLHLLLCSANCFCIVATSLFNVYLRIEKEDYQSILIYNMESIIYFMQFGLICWICTLARQEFDKTKIIICRIGLKCKSVNFDKLNDVRNQLSLEVRPPLEDADSGQNSNWSNNHDWNYVVTENLLGKILDRDHVRNEINDFLIQLQQRQVSFTACNFFEINNNLFCGFVGVIFTYIIVLIQFKHSDNV, from the exons atgaAGGAGGTTCATGAGCCAGTACACGACAATTTTCCGTCGATAGAGCACACCTTACGTCCAATATCTTACACGTCTTGGTTCATGGGCGTGGGAATTGCACGTCCGCTAAAGTGTCCAAAGTATGTGACGATAGTCATACGTATCATTCACCTGGTTCTATGTACAGCAATCCTAATAACATACTCCCAATATCTTTTCATTTCGTACATAAGTGTATACATGTTCAAGTATATCCTAGATTGGATGTCATACGTCGTGTCAggatattattacatttatcacGGAATCAGGCAATATGACAAGTGGCCGGAGCTAATGGATAAAATGATGGAGCTTGATCGTAAAATTAGAAGGGAAACATACATGAATGATCAGCCGGTAAAAAACATGGAAGCAATAATGATTCTCATGACTTTTATATGTTGCCCTGTGTTGATGATTATGTACTCCGTGTATTACTATATGTTTGATTATGACATTCCCACAGTCACATTGTTGTTATACTACATGATAGCACAGTCGTTGATCATCAGCTTCGTCTTTGATATTGTCGTTTATGTGCTGTATTACAGATATCAAACGATAAATAAGTTGATCAGTCATTTGGATAATCTGTCTGATGCATCATTGATGGCGCTCAAAATTAGACACATTAGAGAATTGCATAATG ATATTTGTGATAACGTTATTATGATAAACGATATTCATGGTCTTCATCTTCTTCTCTGCTCGGCAAACTGCTTCTGCATAGTTGCGACTTCACTATTCAATGTCTACTTAAGAATCGAGAAGGAAGACTATCAGtctatattgatttataacaTGGAATCGATTATATACTTCATGCAATTTGGTTTGATTTGCTGGATTTGCACACTCGCGCGTCAAGAATTTGACAAAACCAAGATAATTATATGCAGAATTGGATTGAAATGCAAATCTGTGAATTTTGATAAACTAAACGATGTAAGGAATCAATTAAGTTTAGAAGTGCGTCCGCCATTGGAAGACGCGGACAGCGGACAAAATTCTAATTGGAGTAACAATCACGATTGGAATTACGTTGTCACGGAAAATCTTTTGGGTAAAATTCTGGATCGAGACCACGTCAGAAACGAAATCAATGACTTTTTGATTCAACTGCAACAGCGTCAAGTATCATTTACAGCCTGCAATTTCTTCGAAATCAACAATAATTTGTTCTGTGGT TTTGTCGGGGTAATCTTTACTTATATAATAGTCCTTATTCAATTTAAACATAGCGACAATGTGTAG
- the LOC118646963 gene encoding uncharacterized protein LOC118646963 — protein sequence MARSLINSFCFDVIVYLLYYRYKMINKMLDHLNKLSDAPLIVLKIKRIRELHHDICDLIIKMNNTHGFYLLFCSANCFFTLTAALYETFLHIKNETDINYMYIWGLCVELIMYTMQFGSICWFCELARQEFNKTKIIMCAIALKCQSMKFDKLNDTRNQSSLEVRPPLESADGEQNFNWSNSYVVMENLLRKYMAQDHVNNEINGFLIHLQHRQLSFIVCDCFEINNNLFCGFIGVIFTYIIICIQFLYTPI from the exons ATGGCACGGTCGTTGATCAACAGCTTCTGCTTCGATGTTATCGTCTATTTGCTGTATTACagatataaaatgataaataagatGCTCGATCATTTGAATAAGCTATCTGATGCGCCATTAATCGTGCTCAAGATTAAACGCATCAGAGAATTGCATCATG ATATTTGTGATCTTATTATTAAGATGAACAATACTCATggtttttatcttcttttctgCTCGGCAAACTGCTTCTTTACGCTTACCGCAGCACTATACGAGACGTTCTTGCATATAAAGAACGAAACggacataaattatatgtatatatgggGGTTATGTGTCGAGTTGATTATGTATACTATGCAATTTGGTTCGATTTGTTGGTTTTGCGAACTTGCACGTCAAGAATTCAACAAAACGAAGATAATTATGTGCGCAATTGCATTGAAATGTCAATCTATGAAGTTTGATAAACTGAACGATACAAGGAATCAATCGAGTTTAGAGGTACGACCGCCATTGGAAAGCGCGGACGGcgagcaaaattttaattggagTAACAGTTACGTTGTCATGGAAAATCTTTTGCGTAAATATATGGCTCAAGACCATGTCAATAACGAAATTAATGGCTTTTTGATTCATTTGCAACATCGTCAATTATCGTTTATAGTCTGCGATTGCTtcgaaataaacaataatttgttttgtggt TTCATCGGGGTAATCTTCacttatataataatctgCATTCAATTTCTCTATACTccgatttaa
- the LOC105835923 gene encoding uncharacterized protein LOC105835923, which translates to MKMEEIHAPVDDNSLSIEHILRPITYTVWFMGVGIARPRKCSKIVTIIIRIIHLAMCTVFLKTFTEYMFTLSIDSVVEFFYIIDRMIFFVAAYYYIYHGIRQYDKWPELMDKMKELDRKIKKDTHMNDLPVKIMEAVAIFMTFVCCPLFPIVISLYYFLHSYNNSVINNLLYFFMIARSLINSFCFDVVVYVLYYRYQTINKVFGHLNNLSDAPLIAFKIRRIRELHNDICDLVIMINDIHGFHLLLCSTNSFFMVTSRLYAAFINTMNEDYNDMLIDYMTAIMYTMQFGLICWICTLACQEFGKTKIIMNTIALKCKSINFDKLKETRNQLSLETRPPLQDADSEQNYNWSNSHGWNYVVMENLLSKILDRDYVSDEINWFLIQLQQRRISFTACDFFEMSNNLFCSFVGVICTYLIIYIQLIQFPDA; encoded by the exons ATGAAAATGGAAGAGATTCATGCACCGGTGGATGACAACTCGCTGTCGATAGAACACATTTTACGTCCAATAACTTACACGGTTTGGTTCATGGGCGTTGGGATTGCACGTCCGCGAAAGTGTTCAAAGATTGTGACGATAATTATACGTATTATTCACCTGGCCATGTGTACAGTGTTTCTAAAAACATTCACCGAGTACATGTTTACTTTATCCATAGATTCAGTAGTAGAATTCTTCTACATCATAGATAGGATGATATTTTTCGTTGCggcatattattacatttatcacGGAATCAGGCAGTATGACAAGTGGCCTGAGCTGATGGACAAAATGAAGGAGCTCGATCGAAAGATCAAGAAAGACACACACATGAATGATCTACCAGTAAAAATCATGGAAGCAGTAGCGATTTTCATGACTTTTGTGTGTTGCCCTTTGTTCCCGATTGTAATCTCCCTATACTACTTTTTGCATTCATATAACAATAGTGTGATCAATaatttgctatattttttcatgatagCACGGTCGTTGATCAACAGCTTCTGTTTCGATGTGGTCGTTTATGTGCTGTATTACAGATATCAAACGATAAATAAGGTGTTCGGTCATTTGAATAACTTATCTGATGCTCCATTGATTGCGTTTAAGATTAGACGCATCAGAGAATTGCATAATG ATATTTGTGATCTTGTTATTATGATAAACGATATTCACGGTTTTCATCTTCTTCTCTGCTCGACGAACTCATTCTTTATGGTCACGTCTAGATTATACGCTGCGTTCATAAATACTATGAACGAAGACTATAACGATATGTTGATAGATTACATGACTGCGATTATGTATACTATGCAATTTGGCCTGATTTGCTGGATTTGCACACTTGCATGTCAAGAATTCGGCAAAACCAAGATAATTATGAACACAATTGCATTGAAATgcaaatctataaattttgataaactgAAAGAGACAAGGAATCAATTGAGTTTAGAAACGCGACCGCCATTGCAAGATGCGGACAGTgagcaaaattataattggaGTAACAGTCACGGTTGGAATTATGTTGTCATGGAAAATCTCTTGAGTAAAATTTTGGACCGGGACTATGTCAGTGATGAAATTAATTGGTTTTTGATTCAACTACAACAGCGTCGAATATCATTCACGGCTTGCGATTTTTTCGAAATGAGCAACAATTTGTTCTGTAGT TTCGTCGGAGTAATCTgcacttatttaataatttacattcaaTTGATTCAATTCCCGGATGCCTAA